A genomic segment from Rhizoctonia solani chromosome 11, complete sequence encodes:
- a CDS encoding Metallopeptidase family M24, producing the protein MPLRQESNFFYLTGCDVANSHLMITVSPPTVASNGPEVKSTLFIPREDPLETMWSPPPPTLEAARSTHEVDILAYSDEFDKHVAGAIKTRETAVHILPQTIQFPTLPAPLLVALSASGANPPPMIKYLLPALHSARLIKTEYEIELIRQANAISSRAHEVIMRVLGKDVKEVGGRVSTGSKEVTAVMPGQWRIEKEAEAEAIFVASCRREGAVHQAYMPIVASAQHAATLHYCCNDRAFAWGPVNSERQDLATQPANGHAHAHNGTQNGHGNEPTLAPQVLLLDAGCEWRNYASDITRTTPVGNGGKFTPEARAIYELVLKMQEEAIDSLKPGLHWDKVQLQCHLTLIDGFLELGLFKGERADIINSEISSAFFPHGVGHSLGLDVHDVPSASKPEAVTASSSLLALGPNVTIPIESADHPSFYRYLRLRLPLATGMVLTVEPGIYFSPHLLAPVRSSPYIDHELLAKYESVGGVRIEDVLWITETGCQNFTMTGKSVEWIEKLTSGQA; encoded by the exons ATGCCGCTGCGTCAAGAATCAAACTTTTTCTACCTAACTGGATGCGACGTCGCCAATTCCCACTTGATGATAACTGTCTCCCCTCCTACCGTGGCGTCCAATGGTCCCGAAGTAAAGTCGACACTTTTCATCCCCAGGGAAGACCCATTGGAAACAATGTGGTCTCCCCCGCCTCCCACTCTAGAAGCGGCACGCTCGACGCACGAAGTCGATATCCTTGCGTACTCGGATGAATTTGATAAACATGTTGCCGGTGCTATCAAGACCAGGGAAACCGCCGTGCACATCCTGCCACAGACCATCCAGTTCCCGACTCTTCCTGCTCCATTGCTCGTGGCTCTGTCAGCCTCTGGAGCAAACCCTCCACCGATGATCAAGTACCTTCTCCCAGCTCTCCACTCTGCGCGTCTCATTAAAACTGAATATGAAATTGAACTCATTCGTCAAGCAAATGCGATTTCTTCTAGAGCACATGAAGTAATCATGCGTGTGTTGGGAAAGGATGTGAAAGAGGTTGGAGGAAGGGTCAGTACCGGCTCCAAGGAGGTTACGGCCGTGATGCCAGGGCAGTGGAGGATCGAAAAGGAAGCTGAAGCCGAGGCGATATTTGTTGCTAGTTGTAGGCGTGAAGG CGCCGTACATCAAGCATATATGCCTATTGTCGCATCGGCTCAGCATGCCGCTACTTTACATTATTGCTGCAATGATCGGGCGTTCGCCTGGGGCCCTGTAAACTCCGAACGTCAAGATCTGGCTACGCAGCCCGCGAACGGTCATGCCCATGCGCATAACGGCACACAGAACGGGCATGGAAATGAGCCAACACTTGCGCCACAAGTACTCTTACTGGATGCGGGCTGTGAGTGGCGCAATTACGCTTCGGACA TTACCCGTACTACTCCT GTTGGGAATGGAGGAAAGTTCACTCCAGAAGCTCGTGCAATTTACGAACTCGTCCTGAAAATGCAAGAAGAGGCTATCGATTCTCTGAAACCTGGCCTGCACTG GGATAAAGTTCAACTTCAATGTCATTTGACGTTGATTGATGGATTCCTAGAGTTGGGACTCTTCAAAGGCGAAA GAGCCGACATCATCAACTCGGAAATATCCAGCGCATTTTTCCCTCATGGAGTAGGCCATTCACTTGGCCTCGATGTGCATGATGTCCCGTCAGCATCTAAACCCGAAGCTGTTACtgcctcttcctccttgcTTGCTCTAGGTCCGAACGTAACAATTCCTATTGAAAGTGCAGATCACCCGTCGTTCTACAGGTATTTACGCCTCCGTCTCCCTCTCGCCACTGGTATGGTCCTC ACTGTTGAACCTGGTATCTACTTCTCTCCACACCTGCTCGCTCCCGTTCGATCGTCCCCATACATTGACCACGAGCTTCTGGCCAAGTATGAGAGCGTTGGCGGTGTACGAATCGAGGATGTTTTGTGGATCACAGAAACTGGATGCCAAAACTTTACCATGACGGGGAAGAGCGTAGAGTGGATTGAGAAGCTGACTTCTGGCCAAGCTTGA
- a CDS encoding Fungal specific transcription factor domain — protein sequence MPSKPKSGPGPRPESCLTCRQRKKKCDKTRPFCLRCLNSKGAFPCLGYGDETYEPPTDKPSLEERVVNTSGANLRPLVFGVEFGDAVPESSAKVVYYGTRVSASDINDYLTPAVISLTDRSSPESSLMSIASSMHHPVQDADWEPGVRSHGSDNAIRLSLPSMIPRGVNANRWMRESYLTFILGEYYRHRILKFFRPPTKEGPGHLIANLSRPRRLGYMYLGAKIFETFVGKPEEMAIQSSSQWVTRYANHVTSSEELQNPFPSVKEVEDRLSGLLHLGLIQLIVLGTAAAYNTLRLALPNALRLVSNYPDHWAKEERNGLLCISLPSVLTSFQADLQRFVYQDIVYSLILGVPTQAEYDSTELPTAPGTNISADWFHDVQGAPAEMVIIISEVHNWRAQVKSADWRELEMRAWAWNRADTRYEESNQLIYRTAIQEAWRHATLIYIYMGMCGVTSHDARVQASVYQIVKLMEVVGDTTMDVHFSITSLVAGISARYETQRALIFRKLRSFSGIRLWAIQGRDFARVLDSLWHSAAIYGGAVVWDDYPSQSLNVPEDPEECASICIEAGLFYGMAQHVTNDLLGPIDEYVPAVFSRASSNPTLGVRSVPPEAASLRSHHSSVSGKRPHVMKLESGHDYEVSMSSTEDSVLSDLRSELPRRKKCDRTRPVCERCTKGRFKCLGYDNDPLESPLTEKVFGSTRTLGRLDINDPAPTPRCVETPSATRAVQNQSSSRLTGPNALSRNLDDVPSEDAKSRLESFNDSENSILSAGALELMAKSLSKPQGLSTLAQELRAFDGVWPQEHSQSLVRARTFDPGIGATLPLVIQAEIPRSLNVNARMRESYFTFILSEYETHRLRKFFRSPPVPISRGLAQRMKRSNKMLGFMYLGAKVFEVLTEKPKDAASDCCKKWIANFDRQVMGRASSSPSLQESEDRLTGLLK from the exons ATGCCAAGTAAACCTAAATCCGGCCCTGGCCCCCGACCTGAGAGCTGCTTGACGTGTAGGCAGAG GAAGAAAAAATGCGACAAGACTCGACCGTTTTGCTTGCGGTGCTTGAATTCAAAGGGGGCATTTCCGTGTTTGGGGTATGGCGATGAAACGTACGAGCCCCCAACCGACAAACCGTCCCTTGAAGAGCGCGTGGTGAATACCTCTGGAGCGAACTTGCGTCCGCTTGTCTTCGGAGTAGAGTTTGGGGACGCAGTT CCCGAGTCGAGTGCAAAGGTTGTTTACTACGGGACGCGTGTGTCGGCGTCGGACATAAACGACTACCTTACTCCTGCGGTCATCTCGCTTACCGACCGTAGCTCTCCCGAAAGCTCGCTAATGAGCATTGCATCATCGATGCATCATCCAGTGCAAGACGCAGACTGGGAGCCAGGTGTAAGAAGCCATGGGTCGGATAATGCTATCAGACTATCGCTGCCTTCGATGATTCCACGTGGGGTGAACGCTAACAGGTGGATGAGGGAGAGCTACCTGACGTTCATTCTGGGAGAAT ATTATAGACACCGAATCCTCAAGTTTTTCAGACCTCCCACTAAGGAAGGACCGGGACACCTCATCGCGAATTTAAGCCGACCTCGAAGACTTGGATATATGTACCTTGGAGCTAAGATATTCGAAACCTTTGTAGGAAAACCAGAGGAAATGGCCATACAGTCGAGCTCCCAGTGGGTGACGCGGTACGCGAATCATGTAACAAGCTCAGAAGAGCTCCAGAACCCGTTCCCATCAGTGAAAGAGGTAGAGGATAGGTTGAGTGGGCTTCTGCAC TTAGGTCTCATACAACTTATTGTCCTCGGCACTGCTGCGGCGTACAATACTCTGCGTCTCGCGCTGCCCAACGCCCTCCGCCTTGTATCGAATTACCCAGATCATTGGGCCAAAGAAGAACGCAACGGACTTCTTTGCATATCTCTGCCATCAGTCCTGACCTCATTTCAAGCCGACCTTCAGAGATTCGTGTACCAAGATATCGTGTATTCGCTCATACTCGGGGTTCCAACACAGGCTGAATACGACTCGACGGAACTGCCAACCGCACCTGGGACAAACATCTCGGCTGATTGGTTTCATGATGTGCAGGGTGCACCCGCTGAAATGGTTATCATTATCTCCGAGGTGCACAATTGGCGCGCCCAAGTTAAGAGTGCAGACTGGCGCGAGCTGGAAATGAGGGCGTGGGCATGGAATCGAGCGGATACTCGGTACGAAGAGTCAAACCAACTGATATATCGCACTGCGATACAGGAAGCCTGGAGACATGCAACGTTAATTTATATCTATATG GGTATGTGTGGGGTAACTTCTCATGATGCCAGAGTTCAGGCCTCCGTGTACCAAATCGTCAAATTAATGGAAGTGGTGGGAGATACGACTATGGACGTACACTTCTCGATCACATCCCTCGTA GCCGGGATATCAGCCCGATACGAGACTCAGCGAGCACTCATTTTCCGAAAGCTCAGGTCTTTCAGTGGAATCAGGTTATGGGCGATTCAAGGCCGAGATTTCGCGCGAGTTTTAGATTCTCTGTGGCATAGTGCCGCTATATATGGCGGCGCAGTCGTGTGGGACGATTAC CCGAGTCAAAGTTTGAACGTGCCCGAGGACCCCGAAGAATGTGCCTCTATTTGCATCGAGGCAGGTTTATTTTACGGAATGGCTCAACATG TTACAAACGATCTTCTTGGCCCAATAGACGAATATGTCCCAGCAGTGTTTTCGCGAGCGAGTTCGAATCCTACCCTGGGAGTTCGAAGTGTCCCACCCGAGGCGGCAAGCTTGAGGTCCCACCATTCCTCGGTGTCGGGCAAGCGCCCACACGTGATGAAACTAGAGTCTGGTCATGACTACG AGGTTAGTATGTCATCTACTGAGGATTCTGTCTTGTCTGACTTGCGGAGTGAACTTCCCAGGAGAAAGAAGTGCGACCG GACTAGACCGGTCTGCGAGCGTTGTACCAAGGGCCGGTTTAAGTGCCTTGGGTATGATAACGACCCTCTGGAGAGCCCATTAACGGAGAAAGTGTTTGGATCAACAAGGACACTCGGGCGCTTAGATATAAATGACCCTGCCCCAACGCCAAGGTGTGTGGAAACACCGAGTGCAACTCGGGCTGTCCAGAACCAGTCG TCTAGTCGACTCACCGGTCCTAATGCTTTGTCCCGAAATTTGGATGATGTACCTTCAGAGGATGCAAAGTCACGTCTAGAATCGTTTAACGACTCCGAAAACTCGATCCTGAGTGCAGGCGCTCTGGAACTCATGGCCAAGTCACTTTCAAAACCACAAGGTCTATCAACTTTGGCTCAGGAACTTCGAGCATTCGATGGGGTGTGGCCTCAGGAGCATTCACAAAGCCTCGTTCGAGCGAGAACATTTGACCCGGGTATAGGTGCCACTCTCCCCCTGGTAATTCAAGCTGAGATACCCCGTTCCTTGAACGTAAACGCGCGGATGCGGGAAAGTTATTTCACATTTATCTTATCCGAAT ACGAGACACATCGCCTCCGTAAATTCTTTCGGTCACCTCCTGTCCCAATAAGCCGTGGTTTGGCCCAGCGTATGAAGCGTTCCAATAAAATGCTTGGATTCATGTACCTcggtgccaaggtatttgaaGTTCTTACAGAAAAACCCAAAGATGCCGCTTCGGATTGTTGCAAGAAATGGATTGCCAACTTCGATCGACAAGTTATGGGTCGCGCGTCTTCGAGCCCTTCGCTCCAAGAATCAGAAGATCGGCTTACAGGATTATTGAAGTAG
- a CDS encoding Tyrosine kinase specific for activated: protein MSTIYTSPLWSGALGATSDITKLVRVNRTGQDLYEEAGLGGSADIFSGKYIRHDGGMVKVAIKSIRAFDLDNDATTQMERLEKMADTLRGLSYMHGLGSGPIAHGDIKLSNILVNSDETALICDFGRSRQPNDRTGEVVLSGSSPFAGTVRYMSPELLFPASARPSPAADMWAYGCIALEILCRIHPYNEASSDVMVAELIKSGHLPSGRPTGPRGSLINDTLWSVLSSCWQAQDWRPTAQGFLEELNRMVHSGEVPSSPIAMDLFTAIDNQPIPPWPSDIKDLKNQINTNTLVERSRSLRSTVWRARTVAGQPIVVKVPRLNASLDNQTRHDHLEIVFRKVASSCYDVHHPNIIDFLGITSGFSPHEGLVFEACYRWTLAEYRKKRIVVLEEYTRSTDPYPTAHSLMCDILEGLKYMHGYPIPITHGDLRPENISIDDSGRAKISLMSFGRMLAALPPDAAVTGTIESVLSFRWMSPELIISNRPQQTTESDMWTFGCVCFWLLTLLEPYSSIDRDDLAGAEIIHGHSPATLSQVYRRDSWTTNGLWNTIAKCWRQSPLQRPSATDFMKILTQLEGRKIDWLPISVIDLAGKVRFDSSARQESKQVADHLSIWRRFDHAKPEILEEARVKMAFFEATYSPKWYSKATRVVIKTGFGPESSANALEALYSTVQHEVALMEQIDHPFIHRLLGIDSSLTHTHIPDMIFEPLPRITLESLLNQGEADYVRSIQILRDVASAILYLHEHRGGSIAHGDIQPSNIYILSDGRAKLANLTCGFQYISGQPASSSVQQWSEAVSTPPQPSLYSSPESRAPFAFPTIAGDVWSFGMVILSTCSPRFRGVDIEQYMDHTASGTPPLELQEAIADCDDRVLPLLRELLVLEPTSRLAISLVLPRLSQSSSLSDP from the exons ATGTCCACAATATACACCTCGCCGCTATGGTCGGGTGCGCTGGGAGCTACAAGCGACATCACAAAGCTCGTCCGAGTGAACCGAACTGGACAAGATCTGTATGAAGAGGCTGGGCTGGGGGGATCTGCAGATATCTTCAG TGGGAAGTATATAAGGCATGACGGAGGTATGGTCAAG GTCGCCATCAAATCTATACGGGCATTCGATTTAGACAATGATGCAACTACACAAATGGAAAGACTTGAGAAG ATGGCCGATACACTTCGTGGTCTCAGCTACATGCATGGACTCGGCTCAGGGCCGATTGCCCACGGGGATATCAAATTG AGTAACATCCTCGTAAACTCCGATGAGACAGCGTTGATATGTGATTTTGGCCGCTCTCGTCAACCTAATGACCGTACAGGTGAAGTTGTCTTGTCCGGCTCGTCTCCTTTTGCTGGCACGGTTCGATATATGAGCCCAGAGCTACTTTTTCCAGCCTCTGCAAGACCCTCGCCGGCAGCAGACATGTGGGCCTACGGATGCATCGCTCTTGAA ATACTCTGCCGTATTCATCCATACAATGAAGCAAGCAGTGATGTGATGGTAGCAGAACTAATCAAAAGCGGACATCTTCCGAGTGGCCGGCCCACTGGTCCTAGAGGCAGCCTAATTAACGATACCCTATGGAGCGTGCTATCCTCATGCTGGCAAGCACAGGATTGGCGTCCGACAGCGCAGGGGTTCTTAGAGGAGTTAAATCGTATGGTGCACAGTGGAGAAGTTCCAAGCTCACCTATAGCTATGGATCTTTTCACTGCTATCGACAACCAGCCTATACCACCTTGGCCATCTGACATTAAGGACTTAAAGAATCAAATTAATACTAACACACTGGTTGAACGCTCTCGTAGCCTACGATCAACCGTCTGGAG GGCTCGTACAGTTGCTGGTCAGCCAATAGTAGTAAAGGTTCCACGGCTCAATGCCAGTCTTGATAATCAAACTCGACATGATCACCTAGAAATT GTATTTCGCAAAGTTGCTTCGAGCTGTTACGACGTCCACCACCCAAACATTATAGACTTTCTCGGAATTACTTCCGGATTTTCTCCACATGAAGGGCTTGTTTTTGAGGCCTGCTATCGGTGGACTCTTGCTGAG TATCGTAAAAAAAGGATTGTAGTACTGGAGGAGTATACACGCTCCACAGATCCTTATCCAACTGCTCATAGTCTA ATGTGTGACATTCTCGAAGGACTAAAATATATGCATGGGTACCCAATTCCAATCACTCATGGTGACCTGAGACCC GAGAACATTTCAATCGACGACAGCGGTAGAGCCAAAATTAGTTTAATGAGTTTCGGAAGGATGCTGGCAGCGCTACCTCCTGATGCAGCGGTGACCGGGACCATCGAATCAGTACTTTCATTCCGTTGGATGAGTCCGGAGCTCATCATCTCAAATAGGCCACAACAAACCACTGAATCAGACATGTGGACTTTCGGAtgtgtctgcttctgg CTCCTCACGCTCCTGGAGCCCTATAGCTCAATCGATCGCGATGATCTGGCTGGAGCAGAGATTATACATGGTCACTCGCCAGCTACTTTATCGCAGGTCTACCGCAGAGATTCCTGGACTACAAACGGACTCTGGAACACAATAGCTAAATGCTGGCGTCAATCACCACTGCAGAGACCTAGTGCAACTgatttcatgaagattttaACACAACTGGAAGGAAGAAAGATAGACTGGTTACCAATCAGCGTCATAGACTTGGCCGGAAAAGTCCGATTTGATTCGTCCGCACGACAAGAGAGCAAACAAGTTGCGGATCATTTGTCTATTTGGAG GAGATTCGATCATGCGAAACCTGAGATTTTGGAAGAAGCGCGCGTCAAGATGGCTTTCTTCGA AGCCACGTATTCGCCAAAATGGTACTCAAAAGCCACCAGA GTCGTTATTAAGActggatttggtcctgaaaGTAGCGCTAATGCTTTGGAAGCCCTTTATTCG ACTGTACAACACGAGGTTGCCCTCATGGAACAGATTGATCATCCATTCATCCACAGATTACTTGGGATTGATTCTAGCCTTACGCATACGCACATACCGGATATGATATTTGAACCTCTCCCTAGAATAACACTCGAGTCT TTACTTAACCAAGGCGAAGCAGATTATGTTCGCTCCATTCAAATT CTCAGAGATGTTGCTTCTGCTATATTATACCTCCACGAACATAGAGGTGGTAGTATAGCTCACGGAGACATACAACCG TCCAACATTTATATTCTCTCCGATGGGCGAGCCAAGCTTGCAAACCTTACTTGCGGGTTTCAGTACATCTCGGGTCAGCCAGCCTCGAGCTCAGTTCAACAATGGTCTGAGGCGGTTTCAACTCCGCCTCAACCGTCGTTGTATAGTAGCCCGGAGTCCCGTGCTCCATTCGCGTTTCCGACTATAGCCGGGGATGTGTGGAGTTTTGGTATGGTCATCCTCAGT ACTTGCTCTCCTCGTTTTAGAGGAGTCGACATCGAGCAATATATGGATCACACTGCTAGCGGTACTCCCCCGCTCGAACTGCAAGAGGCTATTGCAGACTGTGATGACCGGGTCCTCCCGCTTCTCCGTGAGCTACTGGTACTTGAGCCCACCAGTCGTCTGGCAATCTCGCTAGTCCTTCCCAGGTTATCTCAATCAAGTTCATTGAGTGATCCTTAA